Proteins co-encoded in one Arachis hypogaea cultivar Tifrunner chromosome 11, arahy.Tifrunner.gnm2.J5K5, whole genome shotgun sequence genomic window:
- the LOC140176068 gene encoding uncharacterized protein, whose product MAVRNQTPPTAADNMITFLPEDCQHGTSAEDAPFVISARIGTGLVRRILVDTGADSNILFRGVFDKLGLHNDNLQTHRNGVMGLGDNFLKPDGSITLPITIGTSSQKKTILSEFVVLKDSTAYNVILERKTINDFSVVIFTKYLLMKFRTDDDSVGTIHGDREVAAECDNTNLALRKKSRDAAGVFLADLDARQDGQPKPEPEGDMEKLQIGLTKDEYTFINRNLPYDLKEELSQLLKQNRDLFAFTPADMPGISPDLMSHRLSVDPKAKPVAQRRQKMSSDRAAEVKKQVKALLEANFIREIPYTTWLANVVLVKKSNEKWRMCVDYTDLNKACPKDGGCEGSGGPGGGCP is encoded by the coding sequence ATGGCTGTCAGAAACCAAACCCCACCAACTGCGGCCGACAACATGATAACCTTCTTACCAGAGGATTGCCAGCACGGCACCTCGGCCGAGGATGCCCCCTTCGTCATCTCGGCAAGAATCGGAACAGGACTAGTGCGAAGGATACTAGTAGACACCGGGGCAGACTCGAACATTCTTTTCCGAGGAGTCTTCGATAAACTTGGGCTCCACAACGAcaacctccaaacacaccgcAACGGCGTCATGGGACTAGGAGACAACTTTCTCAAACCAGATGGCTCAATCACACTTCCCATCACCATAGGAACGAGCAGCCAGAAGAAAACAATCCTATCCGAATTTGTAGTCCTAAAAGATTCCACAGCCTATAACGTAATCCTCGAAAGGAAAACAATCAATGACTTCTCCGTagtcatctttaccaaatacctccttATGAAGTTCAGAACTGACGACGACTCCGTCGGTACCATCCACGGGGACCGAGAAGTCGCCGCCGAATGCGACAACACCAACCTAGCCCTAAGGAAAAAGTCCCGAGATGCGGCCGGAGTATTCCTAGCCGATCTGGATGCCCGACAAGACGGCCAACCCAAGCCAGAACCAGAAGGAGATATGGAAAAACTACAAATAGGGCTAACCAAAGATGAATACACCTTCATTAATAGAAACCTCCCATACGACCTCAAAGAGGAACTCTCTCAACTCCTGAAACAAAATAGAGACTTGTTTGCATTCACGCCGGCCGACATGCCGGGAATAAGCCCCGACCTAATGTCCCACCGACTCTCCGTAGACCCCAAAGCCAAACCCGTAGCACAAAGGAGACAAAAAATGTCATCAGACCGGGCCGCCGAGGTCAAAAAGCAAGTTAAAGCCCTACTCGAAGCCAACTTCATCAGGGAAATCCCCTACACgacctggctagccaacgtcgtactaGTGAAGAAATCTAACgagaaatggcgaatgtgcgtcgactacacggacctcAACAAGGCCTGCCCGAAGGACGGAGGGTGTGAGGGCTCCGGTGGCCCCGGCGGGGGGTGTCCCTAG